The following are encoded in a window of Halosimplex halophilum genomic DNA:
- a CDS encoding DUF309 domain-containing protein, producing MDAQLRAGVAVYNAGHYHAAHDAWEEQWLALDEGDDERFLHGLIQFTAAVHHARERNWSGAVGLAESGGEYLADLPADYRGVNVGRVREYLAALARDPERIERAPAPALTRAGEALALADLDFESAAVAAEVLAEDLGYDEDTVERAVEYARADLEAGEEGSRFVTFLLDFVRDPDSRGIVAQRLSEHVDRRERRESDVDGLFDER from the coding sequence ATGGACGCGCAGCTGCGGGCGGGCGTCGCCGTCTACAACGCCGGCCACTACCACGCCGCCCACGACGCCTGGGAAGAGCAGTGGCTCGCCCTCGACGAGGGCGACGACGAGCGCTTTCTCCACGGGCTCATCCAGTTCACCGCCGCCGTCCACCACGCCCGCGAGCGCAACTGGTCGGGCGCCGTCGGCCTCGCCGAGAGCGGCGGCGAGTACCTCGCCGACCTCCCCGCCGACTACCGCGGCGTGAACGTCGGCCGCGTCCGCGAGTACCTCGCCGCCCTCGCCCGCGACCCCGAGCGCATCGAGCGGGCGCCCGCCCCCGCGCTCACCCGCGCGGGCGAGGCGCTCGCGCTCGCCGACCTGGACTTCGAGTCGGCCGCGGTGGCCGCCGAAGTGCTCGCCGAGGACCTGGGATACGACGAAGACACCGTCGAGCGAGCCGTCGAGTACGCTCGCGCGGACCTCGAAGCGGGCGAGGAGGGCAGCCGGTTCGTCACCTTCCTGCTGGATTTCGTCCGCGACCCCGACAGCCGGGGGATCGTCGCCCAGCGGCTCTCCGAGCACGTCGACCGCCGGGAGCGCCGCGAGTCCGACGTGGACGGGCTGTTCGACGAGCGGTGA
- a CDS encoding DUF6653 family protein: protein MSTTVPSERLAEFLWERHANPWSGWTRVFAFPVLVYAVLTRRRRLLVAAVAAIAVNPVVLPQPDDAQAWTSDVIQAERYWVDHGKHGAVLRSLDAATLPVTVGALYAAYRRKPRSTAVLTALSMALKFAFVNALVRHYEAETEDEDDAATTATGGVDADAPDEAGP, encoded by the coding sequence GTGTCGACCACAGTGCCATCGGAACGACTCGCAGAGTTCCTCTGGGAACGACACGCCAACCCCTGGAGCGGGTGGACGCGCGTGTTCGCGTTCCCGGTGCTGGTGTACGCCGTCCTGACGCGGCGCAGACGGCTGCTGGTCGCGGCGGTCGCGGCCATCGCGGTCAACCCGGTCGTGCTCCCCCAGCCCGACGACGCGCAGGCCTGGACCAGCGACGTGATCCAGGCCGAGCGCTACTGGGTCGACCACGGCAAACACGGCGCCGTCCTCCGGTCGCTCGACGCCGCGACGCTCCCCGTGACCGTCGGCGCGCTGTACGCCGCCTACCGCCGCAAACCGCGGTCGACCGCCGTCCTGACCGCCCTCTCGATGGCGCTGAAGTTCGCGTTCGTCAACGCCCTCGTCCGCCACTACGAGGCCGAAACCGAGGACGAGGACGACGCCGCGACGACCGCGACGGGGGGCGTCGACGCCGACGCCCCCGACGAGGCCGGCCCGTAG